From the genome of Capsicum annuum cultivar UCD-10X-F1 chromosome 4, UCD10Xv1.1, whole genome shotgun sequence:
AAATATAGAAACTTCTACTGCTGTTTTTTTTGTTTATCTAATATTGGACTTAGACGAGTTTAAATAGAGTTAAATGGACAATTAGGATTTATCTCGCCAGCCTAACTTGTTTGAAATTAACGCGTAATAGTAGTTGTTACTGTTGTtgaggttgttgttgttgtactcaaTTGATGTAGCTTTCTGCATATTTCTTCTCATTTCAGCTGATTGACAACTTTATCCAATGGAGGCTAAATTCTTTTGCTTTCTCAAGATTGTTGGGGTTGGTTTCAAGGCTAAAGCAGAATCTCAAGGCCGTCTCTTATACCTCAAGCTTGGTTGCAGCCATGAGGTTGAACTGACTGTTCTGCCTGCCGTTCGTGTGTTCTGTTTCAAGCCCAATATCATATGCTGCGCAGGTATTGACAAGGAGAGGGTACATCAATTTGCTGCTTCTGTAAGGAGTTGTAAGCCTCCTGAAGTTCACGAAGGCAAAGGTATAATGTACATTGATGAAGTCATAAAAAAGAAGCAGGGAAAGAAATCAAAGTAATGACTCAGATTCATCTGGCCAGGGCTTGGTCTAGTGGTAAGAATGCAGGACGTAATGTGTGGGTTAAGCCCACATCATTAATTTGAATCCTGCCATAGCAGAAACCTGGTTTTATGTGGAGAAGGATGTTATGTTTGTGAGCCTGACTGCTGGGGTCGCAGGGAGCGGCAACCCCCTGCAATGGACGAATTAGTATTCTGAAGGTAATTTAGAAAAAATGCTTGGAGCACATCCTAAACAGTCAAGGATTAGGGTTTTCGCAGCATATATAGACATGGATTACTTGGTGTGAACTATGGTTGTAACATTTTATAGGAGTTGGTGACTGGCCATGGGTTTTCTTCCCTTGGAGGGTTTACCACATAAAATTGtgtttcttgttttctttaatCGTTATCTCATAACAAACGATAGTAGGATAGAGGAGCAGACTCGTCTCATAACAAAAGATGGAAGTATAGAGGAGCAGACTCATTATCTACCGAGTTTTTAATGTGGGCCAAACTGACCCTTATGATTTCTTGATTATCACCCAAAAAGAGAACAAGCATTAGGGTTAGTCTTTctagtttgggttctgttcaatCTCTGGTGCAGTAGTTATTAGATCATCCTTCCATTTTATTGTAATGATTTTTATGCACAGATACAGTAGTTGAATAGCTGGGCTGTTTTCTTAAGATCGTTTTAAAGCCTTTTCAGGGTTACAGCGAAGTGAGAGTATATTGGATTTCCGAGTAGCAGATACTAAGATCCATCTGCATCTTTTGCGGTTAAGCATCGTACTGAATGCTCATACGGAAAAGTTGACTCCTAGATCTGGAGTTGCTCCGAGCATTTCTCGGCCACTCTTGGGGGTGCGGACACACCCGCACGGATTACAGGTGAAAATTACATGAATGGTGGGGAAGTTTACAGTACCCAACGATATTGAAGTTTACAGTAACTGACAGCTTTCACAATACCCAACAACGTTGAAGTTTAGGTAATGGATGTAGACTCATCGGGCAGGGAAGACTCAGAATGGGTGATTGTGTTGTCAGAACCTCTCACCTATCCCACATGTTCAGCTAAAATTGTCActgtgaagctatagttaaaaTTATGAGACCCTTACTGCCTCGACTGTTTGATACTATGCTTTGTTAAAAGTATGAGACCCTGACTGCCTCGACCGTTTGATACTATGCTTTTTTCACAGAGAACTAAATGCCATCACGTACATGTTGAACACAGCAGGGCAATCACTATTATTTGTGCGGACAACTACTTGTGCTATAAGGAATTGAAGactgttggggggggggggggggggattttaaCGTGCATGGGATGAAGGTTTGGCCAGTCACGGCTTATAATATGGCAATTCATGGTTAATGACATTTTATCGCGACGAAAGAAAAACTCTCGTGCTGTCGAGAACATACATAAATTAAGTTCATCAGCGACTCGCCTAACCTACAAAAGTTTAGTCAAACAGttcaaagaaacaaaaggaaacaTAAGGACTATTAATTCCTCATAGTTCTGTACTTCCCGTTCTCATCTTTTGACCAAGGTAGCCAGCAGCATTCGAGGCCTTCTCTTTGGCAGCTTCATACTTCTCCTTGGCTTGCTCAGTCATTGTATCCTTGGCATATTTATAAGCTTCATCAACCTTCGATTTTGCATCTTCATATTTATCATAAGCCTTGTCTAATGCATCCCTCGTCGAGTCTTTAACATCAGGAGTCTTATCCGTAGCCATTTTTATGGTTTGGTCGTAAGCATCAGACAACTTGTCTTTCACTGTGTCTTTTGCATTAGCTGCACTGCCAGAAGCCATGTCCTTTGCTTTGCTTGATTCATCTTATTGGATGTGTGTATGTAAGCTTCATTGGCGCTATCTTTGGCCTTGCCCGCGATGTCTGAAGCCTTGTCCATAGCTTGACCCGCTTCATCAGTACCAAAACCATAGGCATCAAATGCCTTCTCTTTCACTCGTCTTTTGCATTAAAAACACTGCTAGAAGCCATGTCCTTTTCTTGATTCATCTTATCAGATGTTGTATCTGTAAACATCATTGGCGCCACCTTTGGCCTTGCCAGCCATGTCTGAAACCTTGTCCATAGCTTGACCCGTTTTGTCAGTAGCAAAACCGTAGGCTTCGGATGCCTTTACTTTCAAGAAGTCTTTTGCATTACCAACACTGCTAGAAGCCATATCCTTTGCTTGATTCATCTCACCAGATGTGCATTTGTGAGCATTATTTGTGCTATCTTTGGCCTTGAAAGCCATGTCTGAAGCCTTGTCCATAGCTTGATCCGCTTTGTCAGTTGCAAAATTAAACCATAGGAGTGGCTAACTTTATCTTGCACTTCGCCTTTGGCTTCACCACCCATTTCAGAAGCTGCTCTCATGCCATCATCCACTTTCTGAGAGGCAAAATCATAAGCCTTGGAAGCTGTGTGTTTGGCACCTTCTGTTGCATTGGCTGCCATGTCAGAGGTCGTGTTCATCGCATGGCGTGCCTTATCAGAGGCAATGTCATAAGCATTATGAGCTTTCTCTTGCGCTATATTGTTGACCTTACCTGCCAAAATGTCCACAACAATATGCTATGCATATACAACTACAAAGAACATAGCTAAATATGAAATGCATAGACAGTCATGCTCAGAATTTGGCATATGTTACCTGCTTTCTCCGATGCAAAGTCATAAGCATCTGATGCACTATGTTTCCCTCTCTCATAGGCACGGTAAACCATCTCGGCTGCTGCATCCATAACTTGATTTGCCTTCTCACAAGCAACATTCTTCACGTCACCTAATTTGTCAGATGCCATGTTTGCCATTCCGCTAGCCTTTTGAGACACCTCTTTGTGGGCTCCTGCAAGCAAAACTGATCATTATTTTCTCTTTCGAAGTGTTTAGGTGCCGAGAAGCTCATTTCTTAATATTTCATCTTAATCCTTGTCGAGGAAAGGGAGAATTACCGTACGCAGTTGAACTTATAGTCTCCTCAGCATCTGATGCTGCATCTTTCGTATCTTCTTGATACCTAAAGATTTAAGTAAATAAATCttataaattttgagattttccCACAATCTCAGAACTGCGGACATGCCATCTAACAAGTAGGGACATGTTCATATTACACTAAGAACAGAGGCGGATCCAAGATTCGAAAGCTCCGGGTGCCACCTTGTTTTGAACAATAAGTATACTCCGTGCGATATTTTAGGATAGTGGAATCAATATTCAAAGAGTAAACTATAGTTAtatatatcttacaagtgttagTATTGCTTGCCTAGTTGGTATTATCAAGTGCTTTGTAAAGAAGAGGTCACAGGTTCTATTATTCATAGCCACACTATGTGTTTTTTTCAAGAGAAAAAAGACAAATGCTAAAAATCATAGCCACTAGTCCCTTTGATATTGTGGGTGCCaagcataatatatatacattaactgatacatatacacataaatatatagaGTTTCATCCGAGAAGTGCGGGTGCTGTGCCACCCCATACCTTCTACATAGATCCGCCCCTGACTATGAAGCTCAACATGCGTTGTTTTATCAAAGATAATATCCAGTAGTGGCTACTGATAAACAACAAAGAGGGAACTTAATTTTGACAGCAAATAAGTAAATTGTATTTACTTAGTAAAACTTACAATCTCATAAGCGatgttctctctctctcacacacaaaaaaatctcGCGTCAACAAagttcttttaatttattattatttcattcatttttattacaataagaggtgtgtgtgtgtggggggggggggggggaggcaATGAGAGTGAACACACCTATGCAATGGCGGAGTATCTATTGTGGATTCTGACAAACTCGGGAGCTTCTATTTAGAtcttatatctgttgcaatatgaaattcatcaaacacgtaaatatatttaattgtgaAGCCACTATTACAAGTTCAAAACTCATAAATTCTTAATTCTTGATCCCCCTCTACTCCTACTGTGTGAGGGCATCAACAAGTACTCTCATATCTGAAGAACCTAACAACTTATGTAACCTCCATATCGAGGCTGGTGTTCAACCTAGAAAGTAAGGTAATAACCTCCAACACCAGTCAACTTGCATGGGTAACACGATATTTTTACAGTATCAGTTTATTTACTATGAACTATACCTATCAAGTGGGTAGGGCCGGGTCAACCCCGAATCGGTCTGTGAAAGTTAGCCGGGTTGTGGGACGGGTCGGATCCTAGCCTGGTTAAACGGGCCGGTCCGGTTCGTGGCCCAAcagtaaaaatttcaaaacaaccctaacccggcccacttaacccaactcggttcaacccacctaaacccggtcaaaaacggttaaaaatccggtcaaaaaacatttttttttctctccaatatacaatatatatacccacctatatacattttaaatacgttaaacaatatatatacactatatatacagtatatactacattagaattttaaaaaatatatatacatgtacacaattacacatgtaatcgtgtatacgactatacgttagttaaatatatatatattactctaaataaaacatattctacaagatatatactacaatataatgatatatataataatttataaaacatatacacatgtatacgtatacgtctatagaagatatatacacatatatacgtaccattcaatctATATGtgttactttaaataaaatatactacaatatatatatatactacaatatatgcacacactatatatatagttatacactaatttataaaacatatacacatgtatacgtaccattcaatatatacgtacacatataaaatatatgtactttttaaaataaaacaaatataataaattaataatactttatagtaaattagtaatatattaaaaaaaaggacaggccggtgcactaaagctactgccatgcgcggtgtccgggaaagggccccaccacaagggtgtatcgtatgcagccttaccttgcatttcaattttttagtataaattcgtaatatattaaaattaagtatttaatttatactaaaaattcaatttaatttaaactaaaaaattaaaactcgGCCGGATCGGTTAACCGGCGAGCCTGTATCGGTTTTGATCCAGGCCGAGTTAACTGGGCCCAAAAAAGATTAAACCAGCCCGATACCGGGTACCCTATAGTCCGTGGGCTGATCGGACTGTTACATCCACATACCATCTTTAAAAAAAACTCTGttctttcattttcttaaacAAAAGATGCCTATAGTGATAGAGCTGGGGGGAATCACTAACCCTATATATTAATCAAGAGGGGATATAACAATTTGACAACACGTAGGAGGGACATAGACCTTAATCTCTTCGATTCATTAATTCCACTACATATAAATCGGAAAAACGGAAAGTACAATTGTTATCATAACAAAGTAAACGTCACAATCCATTAATAGAACAAGCACACCAATAACATCTTTTGCAATGTTACCAAAGAATCAACTAGGCTGACGAcatggataaattaaaaatacagaaacaaagaaacaaaataacagttgtgtgtttttatattttttgtttgtttatttgattatactgttatctgtccaGAATTGGAGGTCTTATCGAAACAACTACTCTACTTTATCAGAAGTAGTGGCATGAaatgcgtacactttaccctcccagaccccactttgtgggaacacactggaCCTCCCAGACCCCAATTTGTGAGAACACACTGGGTATGATGTTATTTTAGAAACAAAATAACATTAGACTAAATAATACAATTGCACTACAAGGTCTCAATTGAACAGATTAAACATGAAACCTATAAGGT
Proteins encoded in this window:
- the LOC107855917 gene encoding 60S ribosomal protein L6, mitochondrial, with product MEAKFFCFLKIVGVGFKAKAESQGRLLYLKLGCSHEVELTVLPAVRVFCFKPNIICCAGIDKERVHQFAASVRSCKPPEVHEGKGIMYIDEVIKKKQGKKSK
- the LOC107855922 gene encoding late embryogenesis abundant protein At3g53040 yields the protein MSESPRPDGRPEGPPSPWWTVGCPVKLRQYQEDTKDAASDAEETISSTAYGAHKEVSQKASGMANMASDKLGDVKNVACEKANQVMDAAAEMVYRAYERGKHSASDAYDFASEKAGKVNNIAQEKAHNAYDIASDKARHAMNTTSDMAANATEGAKHTASKAYDFASQKVDDGMRAASEMGGEAKGEVQDKASDMAFKAKDSTNNAHKCTSGEMNQAKDMASSSVGNAKDFLKVKASEAYGFATDKTGQAMDKVSDMAGKAKGGANDVYRYNI
- the LOC107855923 gene encoding protein DR_1172 (The sequence of the model RefSeq protein was modified relative to this genomic sequence to represent the inferred CDS: added 93 bases not found in genome assembly), whose translation is MDKASDIAGKAKDSAKEAYIHTSNKMNQAKDMASGSAANAKDTVKDKLSDAYDQTIKMATDKTPDVKDSTRDALDKAYDKYEDAKSKVDEAYKYAKDTMTEQAKEKYEAAKEKASNAAGYLGQKMRTGSTEL